The window TTTTTTCTTTGAAAGGCCAATCACAACTCCCGCAGATATTGATATTAAAAGAAAAAGCACATAATTGCTGATATGCAACGGATTCGTGGATGTGGTTAAAAATCTTTCCGGAAGCGCTTTGTGGGAAGAAATGATAATTCCCGTATTGGCTCCTGGTTTTAAAAGAAGCCCGGAACCGATTCCCAATACAATACTTACGGAGGTGATGATTAAAAAGTACAGAACCATCTGACTTACAATTTTAAAAGCATTTTTGGTGCTGAAAATGTAGCTTACCCCATAAGTTACAGCAATGAAAATAACAGGAATAATCAAAACCTCAAGAAGCATGAAAAAGTAACTGCTTACCGTTTCCAGATGTTTACTGACTTCCGGGAAATAATAACCGGTTAATGCTCCACAGATAATCGCTGTGAACACATATAGAGTTAAGTTTCTTAAATAGGAGTCTGTAAATGTTTTTTGCTTAGAAGGTTTCATCATTCACTTTTTATTGGGTAAGATTACAAAATTCAAAGATATAACCTTATATAATACCAAGAAGCAATGCGCTCAGCAACATTACGATTGATGATCCTATGGCCCATTTTAAAGTGAATTTCAGATGGTCCGAGAATTCCACACCTGCCAGTGAAACCAACAGATAAGTAGAAGGAACCAAAGGACTTAATAAATGAGAAGCCTGCCCCACAAGGCTGGCACGTCCTAAAATATCAGGAGGAATATTCAGCTGGCTGCCGGTTGCAGTAATCACAGGCAATATTCCAAAATAATAGGCATCATTGGTAAGGAAAAAAGTAAGCGGTACACTGAATATTGCAGTGATGACGTTCAGATATCCACCCCATGTTTTAGGAACGATACTGATAATACTGTTTCCCATAGAATTCATAATTCCGGTACCATTCAGGATTCCTGTAAAAATTCCTGCTCCGAAGATCATTCCTGCTACAGATAATGCATTTCCTGCATGTTTTGAAATGATTTTCTGCTGGTCTTTCAGTTTCGGATAATTAATTAGGGAAGCTATACAAAAGGCAATCATAAAGGCAATTCCCAAAGGAATAATATCAAGAATCATTACGCAAAGCAGGACAATGGTAAGGATCAGATTGATAATAATAAGTTTGGGACGTCTTAATGCGGGATCATTTTCCCCGGCAATATCCTGTCCGCTGTATTTGGTATATTTTCCGTGCTTGCTTATTCTTTTTTTCTCCCGTACACCCAAAATATAGGCGACAAAAAATACCCAGATCAGCCCGATCACCATTACCGGGATCATAGGAACGAATATTTCTGTGTGGCCCAGTTTAAGGGAACTCATCACTCTTGCAGTAGGTCCTCCCCATGGTAAAATATTCATAATACCGCCTGCAAGCATGATAATACAGGTCAGAACCAAAGGGTTCATCCCTTGTTTTTTATAAAGTGGGAGTAATGCAGCCACTACAATAATGTAAGTGGAAGAGCCATCGCCGTCTAATGAAACTAAAGTGGTGAGAAGGGCAGTTCCGATGGTTGTTTTTACAGGATTATCTCCTACAGCCTTTAATATGGCATTGACAAGGGGCTCGAAAAGCCCTGTATCAATCATCAGACTGAAATACAGGATGGCAAAAATCAGCATAACTCCCGTAAGTGCTATTTCTTTTACTCCGTCTTTCATCATTTTTCCGAGGTCAGGTCCAAATCCTGCAACTACAGCTATAAGAACCGGAACTAGAACTAAGGCGGTAAGTGGAGTCATCTTTTTGTTCATGATGAGAACCATGAAGATGAAAATCATTAAAAAGCCAAGAAGGGTCAGCATAGTTTTGTGTAAATATTAATGAGGTTATTATTGTTTCTTTTTTCTCCAGTCAAAATTGTTTCTGAATCCTACGAATCCATAATTACTTGTTTTTTTGGTTTCCAGCTGATTGATAAAGGCTAGCTCCAAAGCAGAATTTTTTCCTAGTTTTATTCCAAGACCTGCCGTAATACGATTGCTGTCGAAGGGTTCTAGCTTATCAACATTCATTCTTATTTCATTTTTAAGAATACCATAAAGCTTTTCTTTTTCTCCTTTTTTATTGAAAGGAATTCTGACAGAGATCAGATACCGGATTCTTACTTCAAATTCATCAGGATTACTGATAAAACGTTCTTCCACTCTAAGCCGGTTGGAAATTGACGTTCTGCCGATGTAATAATCAGCGGTTACCTGCTGGAAAGGTCTTTTTTCATATCTTATCTTTTTAGAATCATCAGCATTATAAGATTCAAGGATTAAAAACATAGCTCCTGCAGCAGGTTTTATATTTTCCACCACTTCATAATCTACATAGGCATTCACGAGAAAAAGCCTTGTGTCATAGGCAAGATCAAAAGAACGGTATTGAGTAAGTGCGGTTAAAGTACTTTTATCCGTAAGCTTTGCCGACATCAGGTATTGAAACCACATATTATAGTTGTCTTTACTCTGACTGTGTAAAAGGCTATTTACCATGCAAAATGATAAAATAAGCATTAATTGTATATTAAGTTTCATGTAATATTTGATTAATATTGCGGTTTCTCAAATATATTTATTCGACAGAGCGGGACTGGATTTTTTCAATCAATGACAGTTTTTCTCAACGAACTGCATTTTGAGACAAAAAGATATTATATTTGATGCGTTTCAAAATAAGGTATGGACTATGTTTTTAATCATTAATTTTATTATTATATTATTGATTATCAGAATTTTATTTAGTGGTAAGATTCTGGAAAGTCTTATGAAGTACCGTTGGAAATTTTTGTTGAGGTTTCAGCATGTTTTTTTCTTTTTTATCTTCATTTTGATGACTTATTTCACCGAAAACTACTTCCTGGATTCAACTCAGTTGGTAATAAGCATTATTTTGAATACAATTTTTAATGTGGGAATTTATTATCTGGTATACTATTATCTTGTTCCCCGGTTTTATTTATCCAATAAGTATCCGGAGTTTATCCTTTATGCTTTAATCTGTTTTTTGGTGTCCAGTCTTTTCAGAATTCTGTGGGAGCCGGCAGTTTTTCAGATCGATTTCAGTGAAAAAAGTTACCATGTTGGGTTCCTGTATAATGTGTACATCTCGCAGGGAATAATAATTCTGGTCGGTTCTTTTTTGGGAATTACCAAAGACAAATTTTTAATTGAGCAGGATGTAATCAGCCTTGGAGAAGAGAAAGACCAGCTTTATCTTGATTTGCTGAAGTCTAAACTGAATCCTCATTTTTTGTTGAATACTCTTAATAATATATACGCGAACAGTTTTACCCATTCAGAGAAAACGTCGGATTCTATTTTGCAGTTGAGCCGGCTTCTGAAGTATATTATTTATGACAGTGGAAAGGAAAAAGTAACGATTTCCCAGGAATTTTCTTCACTGAAAGCTCTTGCAGCTTTATACCAGCTTAAATATAATAACCAGCTTGATATTGTAATGGATATTGAAGATCAGGAAGAATTTGACATTGCTGAAATCCCGTCTGCTATACTTCTTACTTTATTTGAAAATGCATTAAAGCACTCAGCAATAGGAGAGGATGCTCATGGTTTTATAAAATTATTCTGTAATATTGAGCGCTTTGAACTGTATTTTGAAATTATAAATTCTGTAGGGAAAGATAGAAATCATGCGGCTGAATCTAATTATCACGGATTGGGTAATGAAGCAATTATTCATATATTGGAAAAATTTTATCCTGATCAGTATGAATTTTATTCCGGACCGAAAGAAAATGATCAATATAAAATTGCTTTAACAATTACTATCAATGGCTAACCTTACTATCGTTAATGTAGATGATGAATATCCTGCATTGCAGCTTGTAAAACAATATTGCGATCAGCTTGAAGATGTTGAACTGCTGGCTTCATTTCAGAAACCGGAAGAGGCGCTGGCATTCCTGAAAGCAAATAAAGTGGATTTGGTTGTTTTCGATATCAATATGCCTGGAATCAATGGAGTAGAACTTTTGCAGCAGCTTCCCGATCCGCCGTTATGTATTTTTCTTACACTGGAAACAAAATACGCGGTGAAAGCCTTTGAACTGGATGTTGTTCATTATCTCATAAAACCTGTAGACTTTGATACTTTCAAAAAAGCGGTTAATAAAGCAAGAGATTTTGTTCAGTTTAAAAGCTCTGCTAATAACCAGCAGCAGGAAGACTATATTATGTTCAAATCCAATTACGTGATGAATAAAGTTTTTCTTAAAGATATTCTATGGATACAGGGATTCGGGGAATATATTGTACTGATGACCCCATTGAAAAAATATATGATTTTGGAGAGAATGTCAAATTTTGAAGAGAAATTTCAGCATTTCGGGTTTATCAGAATTCATAAGTCTTATATCGTTTTGTCGGATCATATCAATTCTTATAATTCCGGTCATGTTTTTTTGAAAAACGGAGAAGAACTTCCACTTGGGCGAACTTATAAAAAGAACGTAAAAGCACATTTAAGCTAAAAAATAAAAGCCGGAATTTTCCGGCTTTCAAAAATTGTTATCTGATGGCTGAACTATGGGCAATATTGTCCAGGTCCGATCCACAGGATACATTGTCCTTTGTAATTGTATTCACAGCAAATGCGTCCTGCAGCTCCGCCATTGATAGATTTCTGAGCATCTCTGCTTAATAATTTAGCGTTTTTCATAGTTAATAATATTTTGATTTGTACGCTCCTGAGAATTTAAAGTCAATCAGGATTTTGACATTTGGTGTAAAAGAAGTGGATCAAAGATACTATTTTTCCTTATTATGGGATATATTTTATTGCTGTTTTTTTTAAATAAAATTTTGATTATCAGGTTGTAAAGATGATGGAGGATATAAACAGGGAAAGCCGGAAACCTCCGGCTTTATTCTAAATTGTTATCAGATAATTGAACTATGGGCAATTCTGTCCCGGTCCGATCCATAAAGTACACTTTCCGTTGTCGTCGCGTTCGCAGCATACAAGTCTGGCAGCAATTCCGCCATTGATCGTTTTCTGAGCATCTCTGCTTAGTAATTTGGCATTTTTCATAAGTAATATTTTGTTTTTTTGATCCTGAACATTTATTGTCAATCAGGTTTTTGACATTTGGTGTTTATGGTCATTCAAATATAAGACTTTTTAAGTCAGGTTGTTATATTTTTTGTAGACGGAAATAAGATATTGGTGTCTGATTTTCAGTGATTTATTGAATTGTTTCTAAAGACATTTTTTTTCCTGCCATGTCCATATCCTGCTTAACAATTTTTCTTGTGGCGGGATCAATATAATAGGTCACTATGGTTAATTGGTTGCTGATATCATCATTTGTTTTCACTACCCAGACAGGCTTTCCTTTATATTCTGACTTTTGAGTATCCAGAATGTAAGCTTTCATCATCCCTTTTTTCTCAGATTTAGGATTGTAATCGAAAATGGAAATCTCAGCAGTGTAACTTTCTTTCAAAGGAAGATATCTTATCAGTAGAGCATAGCTGCTGCTGTCAAAATAATTTGTTGCAGGAATTTCGATTATATCTTTTTTCTGAGATTTCTTATCCAGATAATATCCGGTGACCTTATCCTTTTCAGACTTGAGAACCATGTCTCTCATTGAATTGTAAGAAGAGTGGTAGACTGGGCTGAAATTGGAAGTTTTGACAAGAGTAGAATCCGTCCATTGAGCATCCGGAGCCTGTTTCATTTTTACAGTAGTTCTGATAAGAAGATCTGCTTTGTTGAGTTTTTTGATCTCAGTAATAATGCTTCCTATTTCTATTTTTGTGCCTGCATTTTCAACAAACCATACGGCTTCAGAAGTTTCATCCTGGATGAGTTTTGAATTGATTCCTGAATTTTCGGGAGTAAGTAATTTCTGGGAAAAAAAATTAGCACTACTTAGTATTAAAAGGAAAAGAATAGTTCTCATGATCTTTTTAATAATAAGTAGTGCTGTATTTGTTAAAAGTTACAACATTTTGATT of the Chryseobacterium viscerum genome contains:
- a CDS encoding CitMHS family transporter yields the protein MLTLLGFLMIFIFMVLIMNKKMTPLTALVLVPVLIAVVAGFGPDLGKMMKDGVKEIALTGVMLIFAILYFSLMIDTGLFEPLVNAILKAVGDNPVKTTIGTALLTTLVSLDGDGSSTYIIVVAALLPLYKKQGMNPLVLTCIIMLAGGIMNILPWGGPTARVMSSLKLGHTEIFVPMIPVMVIGLIWVFFVAYILGVREKKRISKHGKYTKYSGQDIAGENDPALRRPKLIIINLILTIVLLCVMILDIIPLGIAFMIAFCIASLINYPKLKDQQKIISKHAGNALSVAGMIFGAGIFTGILNGTGIMNSMGNSIISIVPKTWGGYLNVITAIFSVPLTFFLTNDAYYFGILPVITATGSQLNIPPDILGRASLVGQASHLLSPLVPSTYLLVSLAGVEFSDHLKFTLKWAIGSSIVMLLSALLLGII
- a CDS encoding DUF2490 domain-containing protein, which translates into the protein MKLNIQLMLILSFCMVNSLLHSQSKDNYNMWFQYLMSAKLTDKSTLTALTQYRSFDLAYDTRLFLVNAYVDYEVVENIKPAAGAMFLILESYNADDSKKIRYEKRPFQQVTADYYIGRTSISNRLRVEERFISNPDEFEVRIRYLISVRIPFNKKGEKEKLYGILKNEIRMNVDKLEPFDSNRITAGLGIKLGKNSALELAFINQLETKKTSNYGFVGFRNNFDWRKKKQ
- a CDS encoding sensor histidine kinase, which gives rise to MNTIFNVGIYYLVYYYLVPRFYLSNKYPEFILYALICFLVSSLFRILWEPAVFQIDFSEKSYHVGFLYNVYISQGIIILVGSFLGITKDKFLIEQDVISLGEEKDQLYLDLLKSKLNPHFLLNTLNNIYANSFTHSEKTSDSILQLSRLLKYIIYDSGKEKVTISQEFSSLKALAALYQLKYNNQLDIVMDIEDQEEFDIAEIPSAILLTLFENALKHSAIGEDAHGFIKLFCNIERFELYFEIINSVGKDRNHAAESNYHGLGNEAIIHILEKFYPDQYEFYSGPKENDQYKIALTITING
- a CDS encoding LytR/AlgR family response regulator transcription factor, with the translated sequence MANLTIVNVDDEYPALQLVKQYCDQLEDVELLASFQKPEEALAFLKANKVDLVVFDINMPGINGVELLQQLPDPPLCIFLTLETKYAVKAFELDVVHYLIKPVDFDTFKKAVNKARDFVQFKSSANNQQQEDYIMFKSNYVMNKVFLKDILWIQGFGEYIVLMTPLKKYMILERMSNFEEKFQHFGFIRIHKSYIVLSDHINSYNSGHVFLKNGEELPLGRTYKKNVKAHLS